AGACGCTTACCTTGGCTGCAGAGCCAGGGTTGGCATTGCCTGTCTCCAGGGCATGGATGTGCATTTCAATGCACTGTTCAGCTTCTGTGACTTTCTCTGTTGTGTCAACAGTGTGGGGGTTGCTCCTGAGTACCTCTAGGAGAACCTTCCATTTCTTGACGACAGTTGACATCATGCGACTGGCTTCGGTTTCTGCTGATGACCTATTCACATGTTCGATGATAGTGGTGGACACACCGGTCACAGCAGCTGCTGCTCCCAGCCCTATCCCAGTGCCCAAGAGCACCACACTGGCCCCCATTGTCACGGGTGCCAGAGCCAGGCCAATGATGGTCAGAATGCCAGACACAGCACCTGTGCTGTGGGCCATCGCGTTGGAGATGGTACATCCCTTATGGACCTTCTCAACCTTGTCTGCGAGCTCATGTAACTTGCCTATGAATTCCTCCAGCTGCCGTTTCACCCGAGGAAACTTTTTCAGAAACCGCCTCCTGTCCAGCTGCTCTTTGGGGAGTCTTTCTTGGCCCAGCTCACCCAAGGCTCTTTTCAATTCCTTCAGATATTTGTGTAGCTCATCCGCGTCTTCCCTGTAACGGTGAAGGTCAAGGGATTAGAAAGGCAGTGTGTGTTTGTAAAATTGGCTCCATAATATCTATTCTGCACAAATACAGATATGTTCCTataaatcattagaaaag
This region of Ovis canadensis isolate MfBH-ARS-UI-01 breed Bighorn chromosome 3, ARS-UI_OviCan_v2, whole genome shotgun sequence genomic DNA includes:
- the LOC138437645 gene encoding apolipoprotein L3-like isoform X2, with protein sequence MRSENIGHCSDIEIFFEEVVECLWDILSREKLLLLLNEFLERIEAEASLSREDADELHKYLKELKRALGELGQERLPKEQLDRRRFLKKFPRVKRQLEEFIGKLHELADKVEKVHKGCTISNAMAHSTGAVSGILTIIGLALAPVTMGASVVLLGTGIGLGAAAAVTGVSTTIIEHVNRSSAETEASRMMSTVVKKWKVLLEVLRSNPHTVDTTEKVTEAEQCIEMHIHALETGNANPGSAAKFQVNSKGTQPFIHRYPSSPTLPSHQKPLLWTKDDTGGGIKGAAGELAVRGQVFQRVESGRKSVRVVGIQK
- the LOC138437645 gene encoding apolipoprotein L2-like isoform X1, whose amino-acid sequence is MRSENIGHCSDIEIFFEEVVECLWDILSREKLLLLLNEFLERIEAEASLSREDADELHKYLKELKRALGELGQERLPKEQLDRRRFLKKFPRVKRQLEEFIGKLHELADKVEKVHKGCTISNAMAHSTGAVSGILTIIGLALAPVTMGASVVLLGTGIGLGAAAAVTGVSTTIIEHVNRSSAETEASRMMSTVVKKWKVLLEVLRSNPHTVDTTEKVTEAEQCIEMHIHALETGNANPGSAAKVSVYISPGRISGPAIEQIEAGFKATASAITKGARIAGLATAGVLLLVDVGFLVKESPSWHDGAKTIAAETLRQRAWELERKLEELTQIYESLQEDREVISHPQSSAGSRTHEGLKCRGTFLERRRGRPH
- the LOC138437645 gene encoding apolipoprotein L3-like isoform X3 encodes the protein MTDTEEDADELHKYLKELKRALGELGQERLPKEQLDRRRFLKKFPRVKRQLEEFIGKLHELADKVEKVHKGCTISNAMAHSTGAVSGILTIIGLALAPVTMGASVVLLGTGIGLGAAAAVTGVSTTIIEHVNRSSAETEASRMMSTVVKKWKVLLEVLRSNPHTVDTTEKVTEAEQCIEMHIHALETGNANPGSAAKVRLLLVLAAAGGTQRGARARQFSSPLLLLIEKNQRPGPLPHWPEQHQQGRGEATPPSSLTQTRS